CGGCCTCACTGGCCCGGGAGAAGTTGCGCAGGGTATTGGCACAAGGCCCTTGCAGCACCAGCCCAAAAGCAGCCACCAACAGTAGGGTCCGACTCTGCTCTGGGGGGGGCAGCTGATCAGAACCAGGACCCCAGCCTTGCTCATGGCAGCTCATCCCTTACAGGAGCCTTCAGAGTATTTCCCTCCACTCAGgacccctcctgccccagcccctgcccctcccaccggGTACCAAGCTCACTGGAAAAGGCCTGGGGCAGCAGTAGAAGGACGGTGACCCGGACCTGGCGGGAGAACCCCATGCCCAGGCTGAGGAAGGCAGCCAACGTCAGGGTGCCCACCAGGCACCCCCAGGGGCTGTGCTCCTCCACCAGCAGCTCCAGGAGCCCATAGGCTGTGGCCAAGGACAAGCCCAGGCTGAAGCCCCCCAGGCTGCGGACCACCACCCGCGTCATGCTCAGCTCCTCTGCCCCCGAGGGGCGTACAACATCCTTCAGGACTCTGGGCATGGCTGCTGCCACCAAATGTTTGCCTGTCTCCAGGAGACGCCCACGAGGTTCTGTGGCTCTTAAAGGGTCTCAGAATTTCTCATCATATTCCAAGGTTCCAGGGGCTTTTACTGTGTGTTCCTTGGAATTCCTTCCCCAGTTGCAAAGACTGGGGAAGGGATAGGTAAGCGTCTAATCTCCGTTCCCATATCTCAGAGCAGAGGGAGTAGAAGACACAGACCTCAGGCAGGCTGTGGGTGAGGCAGAGGAGACGAAGCATAGCCTCACATCCAAGGACATCCCTGAGGAGACTTCTGGGGTGAGACAGGGTTCCCAGAAGCCTATGGCAGACTATGGACCCCCCAGACTTCACCACAATGGAGCAAAAGGGCAAAGGAGGAGACAACCCCACACCAGTGAGTCCATCATCGGGGCACCacccttctcagcacttccaactCCCAGTCGTCTCATCCAGTCTCCTCTCCAGGACTCCCTTCAACCGTGCATTGGGGTCCCCACTCCTCTCATCCAGTGCCCTCCTCCAGCCGagccctttcttctttc
This DNA window, taken from Rhinolophus ferrumequinum isolate MPI-CBG mRhiFer1 chromosome 22, mRhiFer1_v1.p, whole genome shotgun sequence, encodes the following:
- the DCST2 gene encoding DC-STAMP domain-containing protein 2 yields the protein MPRVLKDVVRPSGAEELSMTRVVVRSLGGFSLGLSLATAYGLLELLVEEHSPWGCLVGTLTLAAFLSLGMGFSRQVRVTVLLLLPQAFSSELGTRWEGQGLGQEGS